Proteins from a genomic interval of Beijerinckia indica subsp. indica ATCC 9039:
- a CDS encoding IS630 family transposase (programmed frameshift), whose product MPKANSRDLRERVVRFVESGQSRHAAAAHFDVSVSFVVNLMKAFMASGRVEAKPRGGRRHAKLDPHRDFLIARITEKADVTMAELAAELASATGTKAEPASLSRFFISATAIVSKKTLLASEQDRPDIKEKREAWVDQRQPRMRLEPQRLVFLDETGTTTKMTRLRGRCLKGQRLRSKAPFGHWLTQTFVAGLRCDGLTAPFVINAPMNRRIFETYIEKELAPTLREGDIVIMDNLAAHKSPAAEAAIKARGAWVLFLPPYSPDLNPIEMAFSKLKAHLRARAARTIDALWKEIGHICDLFQPDECQNYFKAAGYGLN is encoded by the exons ATGCCAAAAGCTAATTCACGTGATCTGCGTGAGCGTGTCGTGCGCTTTGTCGAGAGCGGGCAGTCGCGGCATGCGGCGGCGGCGCATTTTGATGTTTCGGTCTCCTTTGTCGTCAATCTGATGAAGGCCTTCATGGCGAGTGGGCGGGTTGAGGCCAAGCCACGCGGTGGCCGTCGGCACGCCAAGCTCGATCCACACCGGGATTTCCTGATCGCGCGCATCACCGAGAAGGCCGACGTGACCATGGCGGAACTCGCAGCCGAACTTGCAAGCGCGACGGGGACGAAGGCAGAGCCCGCCTCGCTCTCGCGTTTTTTCAT ATCCGCAACGGCTATCGTTTCAAAAAAAACCTTGCTGGCAAGCGAGCAAGACCGGCCCGACATCAAGGAAAAGCGTGAGGCCTGGGTCGATCAACGCCAGCCCCGAATGCGGCTTGAGCCGCAGCGCCTGGTCTTTCTCGATGAGACGGGAACCACGACCAAGATGACGCGCCTGCGCGGCCGTTGCCTCAAAGGCCAGAGGTTGCGCTCGAAAGCACCCTTCGGACATTGGCTGACGCAGACCTTTGTGGCTGGCCTGCGCTGCGACGGGCTCACCGCTCCCTTTGTCATCAATGCCCCGATGAACCGGCGCATTTTCGAGACCTATATTGAGAAGGAACTTGCTCCGACGCTCAGGGAAGGCGACATCGTGATCATGGATAATCTCGCCGCCCACAAAAGCCCGGCCGCCGAAGCGGCGATCAAGGCAAGAGGCGCCTGGGTTTTGTTCCTGCCGCCTTACTCACCCGATCTCAACCCCATTGAGATGGCTTTCTCCAAGCTGAAAGCCCACCTGCGCGCCAGAGCCGCACGAACCATCGATGCCCTCTGGAAAGAGATTGGACACATCTGCGACCTCTTCCAACCCGACGAGTGCCAAAACTACTTCAAAGCCGCAGGATATGGTCTCAATTGA
- a CDS encoding DUF2809 domain-containing protein — protein sequence MLKSPAMMGKWRPPLALVVTCLLCFAVALPLGGVFFFRIYENQLVRQAEAELIAQSAALAPVIARDIEAALPADTPLGAAAPLATPTQEEPYRPIMPHLDLADKDLLPSRPDARPPTSPPDPALLALGVKILPDLLAIQRTTLAGFRLLDAEGTVIAGRNEIGLSLAHVEEIAAALRGEFRSVMRMRISKHPPPPLYSMSRGTGVRVFTAMPIIVRDHVTAVLYASRTPANVFKNLYEERNKVILASVSVILLTGLAGFVFHRTITRPVRELIARTRAISAGDTAALRPLSHHGTAEFAMLSRSFLDMATSLAHRSAFIATFAAHVSHELKSPLTSIKGAAELLLDDLEANPQTMDDNDRRRFLDHIVVDAARLTDLVSRLRDLARAENTPISGTATLDPVLQELRKQWPHLEINAQGDVHRQARISTENLHIILSHLIDNATHHGAKKVTVEAFADKEILQITIKDDGSGISPNNATKIFEPFFTTRRLEGGTGMGLSIVRAMIEAHSGFIDCLDITTGAAFVLRLPLASGAESLYVTYIGLRLRRFLLCLIVIASGLALRCFGADIGLPVAIVKYGGSILWGAMVFLLAGMILARQSRSQIASIAAVIALVVELSRLYHTPWLDTFRISTAGALLLGRFFSIFNIVAYGAGIILGLLMDKLCERDAARL from the coding sequence ATGCTGAAATCTCCAGCGATGATGGGCAAATGGCGTCCACCGCTCGCTTTGGTCGTGACCTGTCTTCTATGTTTTGCTGTGGCCTTGCCACTGGGCGGCGTTTTTTTCTTTCGCATCTATGAAAATCAATTGGTGAGGCAGGCGGAAGCCGAACTGATCGCGCAAAGCGCAGCGCTTGCGCCAGTCATCGCACGAGACATCGAAGCCGCCTTGCCAGCCGACACGCCCCTAGGAGCCGCTGCGCCATTGGCAACTCCGACGCAGGAGGAGCCTTATCGCCCGATCATGCCGCATCTCGATCTCGCAGATAAAGACCTCCTACCAAGCCGCCCGGATGCGCGCCCGCCGACAAGCCCTCCGGATCCCGCTCTTCTCGCGCTTGGCGTAAAAATTCTGCCCGATCTCCTTGCGATCCAGCGCACCACTTTAGCTGGCTTCCGGTTGCTCGATGCTGAGGGAACCGTCATTGCCGGCCGTAACGAAATCGGTCTGTCGCTCGCTCATGTGGAGGAAATTGCGGCAGCCTTGAGAGGCGAATTTCGTTCCGTCATGCGCATGCGCATTTCGAAACATCCGCCGCCGCCGCTTTATTCGATGAGCCGTGGCACTGGCGTGCGCGTGTTTACTGCAATGCCTATCATTGTGCGCGATCATGTCACCGCCGTACTTTACGCCTCGCGCACGCCAGCGAATGTGTTCAAGAATCTCTATGAAGAGCGAAACAAAGTCATTCTCGCAAGTGTCTCAGTGATCCTGCTGACAGGCCTTGCAGGTTTTGTGTTTCATCGAACCATTACGCGCCCCGTGCGTGAACTCATCGCCCGAACACGCGCGATTTCTGCCGGAGATACTGCCGCCTTGCGGCCTCTGTCCCATCACGGCACGGCAGAATTTGCCATGCTGTCACGAAGCTTTCTCGATATGGCGACGAGCCTCGCTCATCGCTCAGCTTTCATCGCGACCTTTGCCGCCCATGTCTCACATGAGCTGAAGTCACCCCTGACATCAATAAAAGGCGCAGCCGAACTGTTGCTTGACGATCTCGAAGCTAATCCCCAAACCATGGACGATAATGATCGGCGTCGCTTTCTCGATCATATTGTGGTCGATGCGGCGCGTCTGACAGATCTCGTGAGCCGCCTGCGTGATCTCGCCCGTGCTGAAAACACGCCAATATCCGGCACAGCCACTCTTGATCCTGTTTTGCAGGAGCTTCGAAAGCAATGGCCTCATCTGGAGATCAATGCGCAGGGTGATGTTCATCGACAGGCGCGCATATCGACAGAAAACCTGCACATCATCCTTTCGCATCTGATCGACAATGCCACGCATCACGGCGCGAAAAAAGTTACCGTCGAAGCCTTTGCAGACAAGGAAATCCTGCAGATCACGATCAAGGATGACGGTAGCGGAATCTCACCGAATAATGCGACAAAAATCTTCGAGCCCTTCTTTACCACACGCCGCCTGGAAGGCGGCACAGGCATGGGGCTTTCAATTGTCCGCGCCATGATCGAAGCGCATAGCGGTTTTATCGATTGCCTTGATATAACAACCGGTGCAGCATTTGTGCTGAGGCTTCCTCTGGCGTCTGGCGCAGAAAGCCTTTATGTGACGTACATCGGCTTGCGGCTTCGCCGGTTCTTGCTCTGCCTCATCGTCATTGCATCCGGGCTCGCCTTACGCTGTTTCGGCGCTGACATTGGATTGCCTGTCGCTATCGTTAAATATGGCGGCTCGATTTTATGGGGAGCGATGGTTTTCTTGCTGGCGGGAATGATCTTGGCACGCCAATCCCGATCGCAAATCGCATCCATTGCAGCCGTAATCGCTCTCGTCGTCGAATTATCCAGGCTTTACCACACGCCGTGGCTCGACACCTTCCGCATCTCAACGGCGGGCGCCTTGCTATTGGGCCGGTTCTTTTCGATCTTCAATATCGTCGCTTACGGTGCCGGGATAATTCTCGGTCTCCTGATGGATAAGTTATGTGAGAGAGATGCAGCAAGACTTTAG
- a CDS encoding response regulator transcription factor — protein sequence MAATILVVDDDPHIREVICFALEKAGMRVVVAEDGSQVLTIMAAQTPDLIVLDIGMPEMDGLETCRRIRKTSEVPILFLSARDEEIDRVLGLEIGGDDYVTKPFSPRELVARVNVILKRLRPKEAEPSNGLTHGELSLDLASHRATFHGSALSLTALEFSILECFTARPNQVFTREQILASAYNNAINVSDRTIDSHIRNIRAKLALAGGGGCIETVHGIGFRLGPCQAS from the coding sequence ATGGCCGCCACCATTCTTGTTGTCGATGACGACCCGCATATTCGCGAGGTTATCTGTTTCGCCCTGGAAAAAGCAGGAATGCGCGTCGTTGTTGCTGAAGATGGATCGCAAGTGCTCACTATCATGGCTGCGCAAACGCCGGATCTGATTGTGCTCGATATAGGCATGCCGGAAATGGACGGGCTTGAAACCTGCCGCCGTATCCGGAAGACGAGCGAAGTACCGATCCTGTTTCTGTCAGCTCGCGACGAAGAAATCGACCGTGTACTCGGTCTCGAAATCGGCGGCGATGATTACGTCACCAAGCCTTTCAGTCCGCGTGAACTCGTTGCTCGGGTCAATGTCATTCTGAAACGTCTTCGGCCGAAAGAGGCAGAGCCTTCGAATGGCTTGACGCATGGAGAGCTTTCGCTCGATCTCGCCAGCCATCGCGCCACGTTCCACGGGAGTGCCCTTTCCCTGACTGCTCTCGAATTCTCCATTCTCGAATGCTTCACCGCGCGGCCCAATCAGGTTTTCACACGGGAACAGATTTTGGCTTCTGCCTATAACAACGCGATAAACGTTTCCGACCGCACGATTGACAGCCATATCCGCAACATTCGCGCGAAGCTCGCTCTGGCTGGCGGCGGAGGATGTATCGAAACCGTGCATGGAATAGGATTCCGGCTCGGCCCTTGCCAAGCATCATGA
- a CDS encoding DUF4153 domain-containing protein yields the protein MPMQGFELSPASHENDWLKRRLAAGIGCAALADYLFYGESIGLSLVLFFATLATLVCLLNPIRAARKQQLLAASLLLMGLLAIIEGLAPLSILFGLGGLIAFALLLSAPANRSWVDLLIPMAQMPFLGPFLIISDWREARKQSHFQFMAHRSIDWIGWVVPLSLFIVFLALFSSANPLLEGWLSSIDLYFIFNLSLWTHSFFWAAILCAIWPLLHVCKLQPTDPTIRSALPAISSDYGGLFGDAAILRSLFLFNALFALQTMMDATYLWAGHALPSGMTHASYAHRGAYPLLVSTLLAAAFILLAMQRERSSRRTPFLRALMLVFVAQNILLVLSSILRLELYLAAYSLTCLRLAALIWMGLVALGLVFILIQIFRNLPNSWLLSANALSLVATLYFCCFINIPKLIADFNLAHCREIAGNGPRLDRSYLQSLGPAAIPAIDASLATLADISETTGQSADNFVQSLLFIRQGLALQYSQSDHSWRAWGFATWRLGRYLASSEHMVTPAIPEQP from the coding sequence ATGCCCATGCAAGGTTTTGAACTTTCTCCAGCCTCCCATGAAAACGATTGGCTGAAACGGCGGCTAGCCGCCGGAATAGGCTGCGCCGCTTTGGCCGATTATCTCTTCTACGGAGAATCTATCGGGCTCTCACTGGTGCTGTTCTTCGCAACGCTCGCGACTCTCGTTTGCCTGCTCAACCCTATTCGTGCGGCGAGAAAACAGCAGCTGCTCGCCGCGAGCCTGTTGCTCATGGGGCTTTTAGCCATCATCGAAGGGTTGGCCCCGCTCTCCATCCTGTTTGGCTTGGGCGGATTGATCGCATTCGCTTTGCTTCTTTCGGCTCCAGCGAACCGGTCATGGGTCGATCTTCTGATCCCAATGGCCCAAATGCCGTTTCTGGGCCCATTCCTGATAATCAGTGATTGGCGCGAGGCGCGAAAACAATCCCATTTCCAGTTTATGGCACATCGTTCCATAGACTGGATCGGCTGGGTCGTTCCCCTATCGCTCTTTATTGTGTTTCTCGCGCTCTTCTCCTCGGCCAATCCTCTGCTCGAAGGCTGGCTTTCCTCCATCGACCTTTATTTCATCTTCAATCTGTCGCTTTGGACCCACTCTTTCTTCTGGGCCGCTATCTTATGTGCGATCTGGCCCTTGCTGCATGTCTGCAAACTGCAGCCCACGGACCCAACCATTCGCAGCGCCCTGCCAGCCATTTCCAGCGATTACGGCGGGCTCTTCGGCGATGCGGCTATCCTTCGCTCGCTCTTTCTCTTCAATGCTTTGTTTGCCCTGCAGACTATGATGGACGCAACCTATCTCTGGGCTGGCCATGCCCTGCCCTCAGGCATGACCCATGCGTCCTATGCGCATCGCGGCGCTTATCCGTTGCTGGTCAGCACCCTGCTCGCGGCGGCCTTCATCCTGCTCGCGATGCAGCGCGAGCGCTCTAGCCGCAGAACCCCTTTCCTTAGGGCGCTCATGCTTGTTTTCGTCGCCCAGAATATTCTGCTCGTTCTTTCCTCGATTTTACGGCTCGAACTCTATCTCGCCGCCTATTCGCTCACTTGTTTGCGTCTCGCGGCGCTGATCTGGATGGGCCTTGTCGCTTTGGGGCTCGTGTTCATCCTCATCCAGATTTTTCGAAATTTGCCGAATTCATGGCTTCTTTCGGCTAATGCTCTATCCTTGGTGGCGACGCTTTATTTCTGCTGTTTCATCAATATCCCGAAACTAATCGCAGACTTCAATCTCGCTCATTGCCGGGAGATCGCAGGCAATGGACCACGGCTGGACCGTTCTTATCTACAAAGCCTTGGCCCAGCAGCTATTCCCGCAATAGATGCTTCCCTTGCGACGCTGGCGGACATCAGCGAGACAACAGGCCAGTCAGCAGATAATTTTGTTCAAAGCCTTTTATTCATAAGACAAGGACTTGCCCTGCAATATTCACAATCTGATCATTCCTGGCGAGCATGGGGTTTTGCAACGTGGCGTCTTGGACGATATTTGGCTAGTTCTGAGCACATGGTCACTCCCGCCATCCCCGAGCAACCCTGA
- a CDS encoding TonB-dependent receptor, with the protein MPTIDVVAEGPTLPSASEILIRDTQRMDRARDNLSPRGGATAYDLGRQAIEGLPQGDNASLDKIVLQMPGVTQDSVASGDFHIRNEHANVQYRINGVLLPDGVSGFGQILDPAFIGNLALIDGVLPSRYGLRTSGILDITTRSGVFDNGGDVSLYGGSYSSIMPRLSYGGTSGKTQYFAVGRFFSNGLGMENLTIGHQAFHDASQQGRFFGYASTMLDDATRLSVITGFSINRYQIPNNPGQSPQFTVFGINDFNSLNINENQVERSFYNVLAWQRSVGDIDAQVAYFSRYSSVHYIPDQLGDLLFNGVASNVFRDSLLNGVQGDAALHAGPNTVRFGFQVSAEYTRAINSNTVLPLDGDGNAIDAPFTLGEAVPKTGFLGSVYAEDEWRINDQLTLNAGLRFDQMNQYVSANQLSPRFSLVYVPMEGTAFHIGYARYFTPPSQSLSAPVDQAIYANTTLQPEVTTQSPVRPERSHYFDAGVTQQLTPQLSTGIDVYYKNARNLLDDGQFGQAYVLTTFNYDRAYNTGVEFKANYQDENLRAYANFAWARQRATQVSSNQYLFGADELAYIDSHYIYTDHAQKISASAGFSYLWQGTRFGVDLIYGSGLRSGFANTESLSPYAQVNLGLSHDFKLSDAGKGQPLTVRFDIINLFDHGYAIRDGSGIGVFAPQYAQRRSFYAGLSYKF; encoded by the coding sequence TTGCCGACCATCGACGTCGTCGCGGAAGGTCCCACTCTCCCCTCAGCGTCAGAAATTCTTATCCGCGACACCCAGAGAATGGATCGTGCCCGCGATAATCTTTCGCCGCGCGGCGGTGCTACGGCCTATGATCTCGGGCGTCAGGCTATCGAGGGGTTGCCTCAGGGCGATAATGCATCGCTTGACAAAATTGTCCTGCAAATGCCGGGTGTGACGCAGGATTCCGTCGCCAGCGGCGATTTTCATATCCGCAATGAACACGCCAATGTGCAATATCGGATCAATGGCGTTTTGTTGCCGGATGGTGTTTCAGGTTTTGGGCAGATCCTCGATCCGGCCTTTATCGGTAATCTCGCCTTGATCGATGGCGTGCTGCCCTCCCGTTACGGGCTGCGGACCTCTGGTATTCTCGATATCACGACACGCAGTGGTGTTTTTGACAATGGGGGCGATGTTAGCCTCTATGGTGGCAGCTATAGTTCGATCATGCCGCGCCTGAGCTATGGCGGTACGAGTGGCAAGACACAATATTTTGCCGTTGGCCGTTTCTTTTCGAATGGGCTCGGTATGGAGAATCTCACAATCGGCCACCAAGCGTTCCATGATGCAAGTCAGCAGGGGCGTTTCTTCGGCTATGCCTCGACCATGCTGGATGATGCGACACGCTTGAGCGTCATCACCGGCTTCTCGATCAACCGCTATCAGATCCCCAATAATCCTGGTCAATCACCGCAATTCACGGTCTTTGGTATCAATGATTTCAATTCCTTGAATATCAATGAAAATCAGGTCGAACGCAGCTTTTATAATGTGCTTGCGTGGCAGCGCAGTGTTGGCGACATCGATGCGCAAGTCGCTTATTTTTCACGCTATAGTTCCGTGCATTATATCCCTGATCAGCTTGGCGATCTCTTGTTCAATGGTGTGGCTTCCAATGTCTTTCGCGACAGCCTGTTGAATGGCGTGCAGGGCGATGCCGCCCTTCATGCAGGGCCGAATACGGTCCGTTTCGGCTTTCAGGTCAGCGCCGAATATACACGCGCTATCAATTCCAATACAGTGTTGCCTCTTGATGGAGATGGGAATGCGATTGATGCACCCTTCACTTTGGGCGAGGCCGTGCCGAAAACAGGTTTTCTTGGTTCTGTCTACGCGGAGGATGAATGGCGGATCAATGATCAGCTCACGCTCAACGCGGGTCTTCGCTTCGATCAGATGAATCAATATGTTTCCGCCAATCAGTTGAGCCCGCGTTTCAGCCTGGTCTATGTGCCTATGGAGGGAACCGCCTTTCATATAGGCTACGCCCGTTATTTCACGCCGCCATCACAAAGCCTTTCGGCTCCGGTCGATCAGGCGATCTATGCCAACACGACCTTGCAACCGGAAGTGACCACGCAAAGTCCGGTGCGGCCGGAACGGTCACATTATTTCGATGCGGGGGTGACACAGCAATTAACGCCGCAATTGTCGACCGGCATCGATGTCTATTACAAGAATGCCCGTAACCTGCTCGATGATGGCCAATTCGGCCAGGCCTATGTCCTGACGACCTTCAATTACGATCGCGCTTATAATACGGGGGTCGAGTTCAAGGCCAATTATCAGGATGAAAACCTGCGTGCCTATGCCAATTTCGCCTGGGCGCGGCAGCGGGCGACACAAGTCTCGTCGAACCAATATCTCTTCGGCGCCGATGAACTCGCCTATATTGATTCCCATTATATTTATACCGATCATGCCCAGAAAATCTCAGCCTCGGCGGGTTTTTCCTATCTCTGGCAGGGGACGCGGTTCGGCGTCGATCTGATCTATGGCAGCGGCTTGCGTTCGGGTTTCGCGAATACGGAAAGTCTGTCACCTTATGCGCAGGTCAATCTCGGCCTGTCGCATGATTTCAAGCTTTCGGATGCGGGCAAGGGACAGCCTTTGACGGTGCGCTTCGATATCATCAATCTGTTTGACCACGGCTATGCCATTCGCGACGGATCCGGCATCGGTGTCTTCGCGCCGCAATATGCACAGCGCCGCAGTTTCTACGCGGGACTTTCTTATAAGTTTTAA
- a CDS encoding urease subunit gamma, which translates to MNLTPREKDKLLIAMAAIVARRRLERGVKLNYPEAVALITDFVVEGARDGRSVADLMEAGAHVLTAAQVMDGIAEMIHDVQVEATFPDGTKLVTVHHPIRDAASTLIPGEIVTMPGEIVMNAEADVVRLSVANTGDRPIQVGSHYHFYEVNAALAFDRDAARGRRLDIVAGTAVRFEPGQTREVRLIPLGGAREVFGFRQEIMGKL; encoded by the coding sequence ATGAATCTCACCCCACGCGAAAAGGATAAATTGCTGATCGCCATGGCGGCCATAGTCGCGAGGCGGCGTCTCGAACGCGGCGTCAAATTGAACTATCCCGAGGCTGTGGCCTTGATTACGGATTTCGTCGTCGAAGGCGCGCGCGATGGACGCAGTGTCGCGGATTTGATGGAAGCTGGCGCGCATGTGCTGACAGCGGCGCAAGTGATGGACGGCATTGCCGAGATGATCCATGACGTGCAGGTCGAGGCTACTTTTCCGGACGGAACCAAGCTCGTCACCGTGCATCATCCGATCCGCGATGCCGCAAGCACACTCATTCCCGGCGAGATCGTGACCATGCCGGGTGAGATTGTCATGAATGCGGAAGCGGACGTTGTGCGGCTTTCCGTGGCCAATACGGGCGATCGGCCGATTCAGGTCGGTTCGCATTATCATTTCTATGAAGTGAATGCGGCTCTTGCATTCGATCGCGACGCAGCGCGGGGCCGGCGGCTCGATATCGTTGCCGGCACGGCGGTGCGTTTTGAACCCGGCCAGACGCGCGAGGTCCGCTTGATTCCATTGGGCGGCGCGCGCGAGGTTTTTGGATTCCGCCAGGAGATCATGGGGAAACTGTGA
- a CDS encoding urease accessory protein UreD produces the protein MTMSFAANRARGEIRVRYEKHGGITRPLRLFETGGLRLRHPRAFQGCVGMIVNSAGGIAGGDHLRLAIEAEEQSELVIATPAAEKIYRARDKAAMLDLSLVLAPETKLAFLPQETILFDGAALSRRLDVTMANDASLLLVETLVLGRLAHGESAISCDFRDSWRIRRGGRLVFAEESRIEGPLNRTFDQPSLGHGRRAMAFLLAVAPDAEARLESLRARLAPFEPACPHGVSAWNGMLVARLMAASPEVLRCALLAGLGLWRDDIARLWL, from the coding sequence ATGACCATGAGCTTTGCGGCCAATCGCGCTCGCGGCGAAATTCGCGTCCGCTACGAAAAGCATGGCGGTATCACGCGGCCGTTGCGCCTGTTCGAAACGGGGGGCTTGCGTCTGCGCCATCCCCGCGCGTTTCAGGGATGCGTTGGCATGATCGTGAACAGTGCGGGCGGCATCGCGGGGGGCGACCATCTGCGGCTTGCGATCGAGGCGGAAGAGCAGAGCGAACTTGTCATCGCAACACCTGCCGCCGAAAAAATCTATCGTGCGCGAGACAAAGCGGCAATGCTCGATCTATCGCTGGTGCTGGCCCCAGAGACGAAACTTGCTTTTTTACCGCAGGAAACGATTCTTTTTGATGGAGCCGCGCTCTCGCGCCGTCTCGATGTCACCATGGCGAATGATGCCTCACTCCTGCTCGTCGAAACACTCGTGCTTGGTCGTCTGGCGCATGGTGAGAGTGCGATTAGCTGTGATTTTCGCGATTCCTGGCGTATCCGTCGCGGCGGGCGTTTGGTCTTTGCCGAGGAAAGCCGGATCGAGGGACCCTTGAACAGGACATTCGACCAGCCGAGCCTGGGGCATGGGAGGCGGGCCATGGCATTCCTTCTCGCCGTTGCGCCTGACGCAGAGGCGAGGCTTGAATCCTTGCGGGCACGCCTTGCGCCGTTCGAACCCGCTTGCCCGCATGGTGTCTCCGCCTGGAATGGTATGCTGGTCGCGCGTCTCATGGCGGCTTCGCCCGAGGTCTTGCGGTGTGCGCTTCTGGCGGGCCTTGGCCTTTGGCGCGATGATATCGCGCGCCTCTGGTTATAA
- a CDS encoding DUF1178 family protein — MIKFALICDQKHRFESWFQSGAAFDRQVEDGLITCPYCDSVQVAKAIMAPAIARGATPPGQNVPCPGSQTAPQNLETIEASPSLPTGQDDGGLREALEHQRELRRLVIRLHEEIHAHAENVGDRFVEEVHKIKDGVLAPRPIYGQASVEEARDLIDEGIEILPLPSLPDEWN, encoded by the coding sequence ATGATCAAATTCGCTTTGATCTGCGACCAGAAACATCGGTTTGAAAGCTGGTTCCAAAGCGGTGCCGCTTTCGACCGCCAGGTCGAGGATGGTTTGATCACCTGCCCCTATTGTGACAGTGTCCAGGTTGCCAAGGCTATTATGGCGCCAGCGATCGCACGCGGCGCCACGCCGCCGGGGCAAAACGTGCCGTGCCCGGGATCGCAGACCGCGCCGCAGAATCTCGAAACGATAGAAGCGTCCCCCTCTCTGCCCACCGGGCAAGACGATGGTGGTTTGCGTGAAGCTCTCGAGCACCAGAGGGAATTACGGCGCTTGGTGATTCGGCTGCATGAAGAAATCCATGCTCATGCCGAGAATGTCGGTGACCGTTTCGTCGAGGAAGTCCACAAAATCAAGGATGGCGTGCTCGCTCCGCGTCCGATTTACGGGCAGGCGAGCGTCGAGGAAGCGCGTGACCTGATTGATGAAGGAATTGAGATCCTGCCTCTTCCTTCCCTGCCGGATGAATGGAATTAG
- the grxC gene encoding glutaredoxin 3 — translation MSELPEITIYTTQTCPYCRRAKELLTKKNLPFTEISVDGDFEARERMTERANGRSTVPQIFFGDKHIGGCDDLYELHYDGKLDLLLADLARTPTD, via the coding sequence ATGTCCGAACTGCCTGAAATCACCATCTATACGACGCAGACCTGCCCCTATTGCCGGAGGGCCAAGGAGCTCCTCACGAAGAAGAATCTGCCGTTCACGGAAATTTCAGTCGATGGCGACTTTGAAGCCCGGGAACGCATGACCGAGCGGGCCAATGGACGCAGCACCGTGCCGCAGATTTTCTTTGGCGATAAGCATATTGGCGGCTGCGACGATCTTTATGAACTGCATTATGATGGCAAGCTTGATCTGCTTCTGGCCGATCTCGCCCGTACGCCTACCGATTGA
- a CDS encoding DUF2852 domain-containing protein, translating into MSFYTGRPEDGPAMGAAGGTGGQAGNGGPWGPYRSASKSCCSHWKPAEFLAMILGFILFWPIGVAIVLWKFWQGKSGYSGDLFSFAREQWDRRGGWSGFGCYGRTGFNQRTRGFGMGFSGFSNSSGNRAFDEWRSAELARLEEERRKLAAAERDFAAFLEQLRHAKDREEFERFMRERNNQNGGASAA; encoded by the coding sequence ATGAGCTTTTATACGGGAAGGCCGGAGGACGGTCCCGCGATGGGCGCCGCCGGGGGAACAGGGGGACAAGCGGGCAATGGTGGGCCGTGGGGACCTTATCGGTCGGCATCCAAAAGCTGCTGCTCCCATTGGAAACCTGCCGAATTTCTGGCGATGATTTTGGGGTTTATCCTCTTCTGGCCGATTGGCGTCGCCATCGTCTTGTGGAAATTCTGGCAGGGCAAGAGCGGTTATTCGGGCGATCTCTTCAGTTTCGCGCGCGAGCAGTGGGATCGTCGCGGCGGATGGAGTGGTTTCGGCTGCTACGGCCGTACCGGCTTCAACCAGCGGACGAGAGGATTTGGCATGGGTTTCTCGGGCTTTTCGAACTCCAGCGGCAACCGTGCCTTCGATGAGTGGCGCTCCGCCGAATTGGCGCGGCTCGAGGAGGAACGCCGGAAACTCGCCGCCGCCGAGCGCGATTTCGCCGCCTTCTTGGAACAATTGCGCCACGCCAAGGACCGTGAGGAATTCGAGCGTTTCATGCGCGAGCGTAATAACCAGAACGGTGGCGCCTCCGCCGCCTGA